The nucleotide window GGGTGGGGGTACATTTAAATGCTAAATGCTCGTAATATAAAGTTTTAGTAGCAATAGGCCTAGTAGCAATCTTCACAACACATGCATACTTTATAAGATTGATAAGAGTTTGGGTGTCATTAGGCAGGTCAAGTTCCCATAGTAAGGACATGGTTGTcataaacaaagaaaaaaaaagtctgaatatttatatctattcagGTATAGGCTATATACAGCCTGCCCAATTGCCCTTGTTACATATGTActtgtaaatgtgcatctattgcatatatgatattaaaaaaGAACTGCCACAACAATGGTCGACGTTTCGAATTGATCACTGATAAAGAAACCCCATGTCGTTGAAGACATAATAATGATTTGCTGTTATTCtgttcttaatttttaaaaactttttaagaACACTTGGAATCATTATCTAATTAAACAGGTCAACGTTGTTAGCTTTAAATCTGTtacattatatttgatatatttgtattaaaaaTGCATGTAGTGTAATAAAGAATCAATTAGCAAAATAGGTAATAGGCATTCCAACCACCTTGCTCTATAGATATTGAAATCTAGTGATGTAACGTACGTGCCTATTTCTGCGGAAAATGAAGGAATTTTGGTCCGAGTTTtgcaaaaagaaaataaattcgagtTATTCGAGGATTATCCATATTTCTGCATTTTGTCTTTGGTTCAATTGTTTTTCCAATTTATTCccaaataatttaattttgttatatatgtttcCGTGACCgttaaaagtgaaagtagagtAATTCCCATTTTTTTTATGCGCCTCTGTGTCTCAAAAGGCAGATCTATATCGTCTGCGTTTGTTATTTGCAGATTCTTATGGCAAACTAATCCAAGCATTAATTGTTTGACTGGACATACTTATCAAATTGCAAAATAAGTAAACTTTTATGAGGTTAAATCAAGGAACAGTTTGCTTCAGTTCTATAACTTGCAAAAATTCGAAAACAGCCGATTTCcacattcattcttttttaaaattcatataattgttcgcagccaacaaccgacaccatattgatattgaaagaagaatattatagggttattgaacttattttggtgaatattggcacgagttggctgtcaaaatgcacgagcttgcgagtgcattttgacagccaacgagtgccagtATTCATCTATATaggttcaataacccttttattatatagctaaagtattaagctgttaaattatatcccttttcaattaaaatactccaaaatagacgagaattcatcaatattggcatctaaggtaaAGGtatgcaatatcagcatgcatttcttaactgttcaatatttaacccatcactaatgcatgaagcaaactgattttgtgaatggggacatcatgatttatgtacagtaaaacaatttgcttaagtaaatatcaaataccggctctgtcagatttgGAGGACCATCGTCTGCCATTTAgacttgtttacgtcgttacgataacgtcaatattgaacgctcatactcggaatgttttgagcgcatacaatttacgcaatgcaaagttagcgttcaataaattctcaggatattgaacattaacattctctagattttacgcagactTTATAAGaaactatttattagctatataataataacGGATATTTAAGCtcgcaaaatataaatctggttgctGCATGCAGAAGTGTTTGtgctaaagtttattcatattgtaacgtgCCGGGTGTTTGCAGAGCAACTAGATTCGTGCCCGGTTCACCCGAGTTTTAATGAACAATGATGAATTTGATGAATTTCACCTATCTGATGTTTATCTATTGCAAAAGGTACACCTAGTcgcaaaatatacatatatcatttgCACCTGTCTGGTGTTTGATATTTATCCCCTATGTACAATTGGCACTTTTCAGATATGCGCCTGTTTATAGCCACTGGCCTTACCACTGGTATCTGCCACCTGCCTGTAACAATTTTTGCCTGCCACTTGCATTTGCTACCTGCCTAGAACCACTTGTATGTGCCAGTTGCTGCGAGTTGCATATGTATGCAACTTGTCAATAAGCCACTTGCATATGCCACTAGTTGCTTATGATCAATGTTCACCATCACTTTGAATTCTCAGGTTTAATAATTTAATACTTAATAATTTAATTCGTAATGTATTctagtctctgattggtcaaattccaattgaggaacgcaggttatttttgtataacctagATTGGTaaggggacacacccccttgacaatcAGTTGAGGGAactattttctctctctaaatttacatcacaGCACTGCTTTGGGTCTTCTTTGAAATAATAAGTCAACGTGTGCAATAAGATACTCCGGCGTAATACACAGATTATTCTCTCGTTGTCAAGCAAGACGCGTAGaatctacttgtacgcaaatcactgttgtaaaacatctttctctgtatgctGGTCggataatagattaaaacagaaatagtctagtcaatctagcaaatcacctcaaagtaataagtaattgcaacagaaacaaactcgacggaatttgataaacaaaagcgtgattaacaacatacaaaaaatcggacaaaatcggacaatgggaaatatttagaatttagacttaaatgttttagtaaaccatcgatattttgtggtgtttacggcacgccgtacacgtaaaggggagtaacttaactgtgacagtcatcggaataaaattatacacgacgatctaaagtgcatgtaataaaaaacgcaattaaacagcttaacagttgtaataaaaaggtgattttaagaccttctatatacatacaaatattgctcagcatctcatattctttgccgacttccattcccggggaactttcgcgaataaatcttcaaaatattttgtttgaccctctactgaaatgattttaattataaaacacaatatttactttagaagttatgaataatcaattataaatgaaatcttaaagaatttacaaggggggaattacggttgttaaaaacgaaagtatggaaagccattcgggttaaaagtttcagttattttgaaTCATTATCATTTGAGCAAgtgttttgtattaaaaacttttataaaactaagtaagtaaagtatttttgcttttctttttcaaattcaggtttggggagtcattcatgggtaataataatgataataaaacattgataatataaataataaaaatcaatgtaattaaacacttgcgcatagtatcatgatttgatgtaaaatcgagtagttactctttctaattagtctgggctcacgacctgcggaaccatatctcctagcagcatgcgaacagcgcGCTAGACTGCCcgaccatctattcaagacaaaacttgttttcgatgacgatggaattgtcgccacgctggcacacgatcattgagattggaaatgggatacagttatttatcgtaaattttagaggatcatacaaaatgcacattgtgtttgaaatgtctatatataaagcacagaaatagcaacgaactctgaaataaacataactgccctaagggacgaattcaatgtcggatgaaaatttaaattcaattagttagggggaggggaataaaaactcccgCAATTTTCTGTCATctgacatcgattacactttagtggaaaagggaaaaagacaagcgactgttgaataccacttaatatttaaaacatattaatgaacatttaatagatttaatgtacactttcatttgtgaataaacagtagaaaaggtatacagagtgttatttataatcgtacgtttcttttcttgttattcgattagtttcaacatttgtcatattaagttataagggggggggggggggattcttggtgaaaactatgtgaacttagttttttgtgagacattgaatttttgatcttgTCCCTAATATAAGTGAAGAATATCAttaaaaccagacgtctttttaggaaacgaagtttgtcaatcctttccctttctacatgcattcacaggatgcgacacaacgtcaagaatgttcggcatcggaacaggtcatgtatagtcaaaatgtagacaaatcgcgaaaaaattctgtatatgattagtttttaaatggaggcaggctactgacaaacaagttgatggtgaaggggtttcaactgtttcgtttaaagtcagcatttcgcgaattatatggtcgttataacaatctactttgccaatacaacctatcattgggtcaaatctgtctgacttgtttcatataaattgttaggccgtttttggcacaatgatattgaataagggtaactccgtttgccttattaagatatagagctcacagcgggtgtaaccggtcaacagggggtgcttactccttatagcccataggtatctgatcccacctctggtatatccaggggtccgtgtttgcccacctctctattttgtattgcttataggagttacgagatggatcactgttcgttatcttcacgttactatatgaggatttcatagagaaaaagatatattctggtgtcgatgtcatatcgactttgtacgatggaataccatagagacacttataggagatttgctatgtgaagaattgtctaacacaatatcatttttataagttcagaCATTGCCACTAACTATatactaactacagctgcagaaaaggagcactgcaagaattttttaagtcatagagtggactaaagaaatgattaatttggatccttctaactggggcttatcactgctttcagcaattcttgtatccgttaaaactaaattacaagtcgcgccagataaacttttgaacgtttttcgctgtaaatgcaaggcaaattgtgacactagccattgcacttgtaaaaacatggactgaactgtactgcaattactcaaatgatcacttatataattatcaggcacgtagcaataatggctctacaccttttatcattacatgcaaagttgataaatttttacgtacagaggtcgatttttagacagataggttgccctccctcctcttttttttttaaaaaatagcattgtcgtaaaattgaactgaaagaacaaccttagcccccccccccaccaacaccaacaccacacacaccatcaaggatttttataactttggatgaaaatttacttgtcaattttcaggcaatattgtgaaattatcttcaccccccccccccccccgcttttttttacgatgctgcgtgtccgattcattttgcttttaattcaatgtgtccattgtttttaaaacagattactcctgaaattctcggtattaattgcacaataatttggatagaactaaacatcaaatacggctataacccccccccctttcccaaactctagaacttgacgaagtgcacgtattaaagatttctttataaaatcgaagaagCTGAACCTTGTTTTgtcatagatgtagtacaaactgttaaaactcagcttaataaagaatttggcaacgtaagctttactatacactgtttgttttaaaatactatatgtatttatgtgaaacataggaccggaatggtaagcgcgcttccaacttccgatgtaaggaGAGTatctgcaaaaatgtaggtcatcttttacagaccatttttgaaggggcacttgtgttgtgttaacagtttattttaatgtataaatcttcatgtggtaactcatatatgcctaatggacagaaaaaagtattttcttccaaaatccagtttttaacgatttttgttggaaaatgaagatttcagcccaaaattcggcaagggaaaataaattttggtgcagaaaagataagttgtgcatttggacgttttattcttaaatttataagatcaatgccatctcttctataaaacagtcatttcctatcatttccagtttttcacttTTTTCGTTTTAGAAAAAAgtaggttttcctacctaaaatggtatttttcatatatattgccaataatctatatatcttacttgttgagcagtttttaaaattaatcctaacttcaattttttattggtagactcaaatgtatgacaaaatgtgggtttttttcttaaaatttcaatctttaacaattacattatatattcaaaaaagcaagattttacccaaaaattacagtcaaggaaagaatatattctgctgtaaaaaatattaatcgaacatttccaggttgaaatttgagatatgaaacttattttcactgtatgttacataaaatggacattttcttcaattccagtttttagcgattttcatgaaaaacacatccttttaccccaaaattccaattttcccatggaaatacaaaagccgatttttgatatgttgtttgcatgtgttttcttgcatgaataatcaaaatttcatttctgttgcaattagtttgaggttttgctcatttttgagctagattgactagactaaaaTGATGTATTCGAATTGATTATTAACAAGTAAACATTGCtctgtttattttgaaatatatttcactctagggaaaggggggggggggtgattgcTTCATTGTTTGATccgcctttcaacaaagcaataaataaatagataaaaatcatacgtcatatttttatcaaatgacttcagtcacattgacatgtggatcgcgatttTTAACATCGGGCGGATAAGACGCTACTTAACAAATGAAGTTTGCAAAACTCTGGTAAACGGGTTCGCAACATCTAAATTTGATAATGTCTATATTTTGGTGTTGAGGAAAACATTGGAGCGGGTGTAACGGGTGCAGAATACTGCTGTTCGTCTGGTTACGTGGTCGCCGAAACGGAAACACATATTTCCAATTCTAGCGGAACCTCATTGGCTTCCCATCCCAATTCAAGATTTTGACGTATACATATTGTTCCTTCCACGGATTTGCGCCGTCATAAATCACAATTGTTTTAGATGAATACAAGCCAAGTCTACCATTACGGTTAGAGTCAAAGTCGCGATTTGTGGTGCCAAACATCAGACCCAATAAATACGGAGAACACCCCCTCAGCTGAGCTGCAGCACATCTCTGGAATGACCTTCCAGATAACACCAAGAAGTCAGCGTCTCTTGAAATTTTCAACAAACGTCTTAAAACTCATTTTTCATCTATCAGCTTCTAAGattctataataataataatatcctttatgtatacaggattgcacaattagttgtataaactagtttacattatggtcctgtctataacatatatacatatcgagaacataatatatcacaaagcatgggaatatcacaatttatatacatacaaataagaactaaatgaaaagagacaataaacacacgagtatcattgagtgtcaaaataatgttttagataggctgatttaaaagatgtggtagttgtacatattcttataaaatctggtaacgagttccataaaattgctgctgaaatgataaaagatcttctaaaatattctgttttggctcttgtaacataaataaaatttgtagagctctgtcttgtatttcttgtgtttacctcattcacaaatctaaaaacatgtaaatactctggagtcatatgatgtaaaactttaaacataagaataatttttcgataaataaaatagtcaatcaaaggcatccagctcaaatttgatagcatgcaagaagttgacactgaatgaggtactttgatatgtaaaatgatccttgctgccctcttttgtaatttaaaaaaacttatcaatatttgtcttgttCTTTGAATCATGCCATACtgtacaacaataattaaaatgaggaaaaacaatagtattgtaaattttgagtagtgCCTCCTTTGACATAAAAGTACTCAATCTCCTTCAAACACCTAGTTTCTGACTAAGTTTTTTACATAAGGCATCTGTGTGATAAGACCACGTAAGATATTTATCGATGTAAACACCTAACAGTTTGGCacatttgacattttctataaaaatttcaccaacattaatacaaaggtTTCTACATTTCGATAATTTCTGTGACGTTCCTATTGaaatacattgtgttttctttaaatttattgTCAATTTGTTCTTATGCATCCATTTCATAGAATTTATAAGATCAtcctttaatttttttccaattaCATCTAAAGATTTATCAGAAACATCTTGCGtggtatcatctgcatatatattGACTGTAGAGTGCTTGAGACATGGTGGGTAgtcatttacaaacaaaataaaaaacataggACCCAATATAGAACCCTCAGGACTCCGATGATAACATTCTAACACCGCAAAgatgaaatcaaaataaaatacacctcAGAGTTGTCTACTTATGCTTCATATCGAAAATAGATATTAGCGGCAAACTAACATCTGAGCGTTATGataaacggggtgatttcagcttctccatcgtcaacttcatatatccatgtagcaatattcgattatcgcctgcatatggtgtttatatccctcaaccgattcgatacgcaagagtttgttctgcatatgatcagtttttaaatcgaggcaggctactgacaaacaagttgatggtgaaggggttcAACAATcacgattaaagtcagcatttcgcaaattttatggtcgttataacgatctactttgccaatacaacctatcattgggtcaaatgttgtctgacgtgtttcataccgattcttgGGCCGTTCTGgacacgctgattttgactacagatagctccgtttacctgatcaagatatgggttcacggctggtgtgaccggtcggcagggatgcttactcctcttaggcacctgatcccacctttggtatatccaggggtccgtgtttgcccaattatctatattgtattacttgtaggagttataagattgatcattgttcgttatcttcgtcctCCATGTATAAACTGTGATTGTTTGAATTATCAAACACCGACCCCACTCCCCTAAACAAAAAttccaaataaaaatataaaatataaaatcttTTAGCTATTAAccttaattatattttttgttttattttgataattttacagatattaaATAAATGGTGATACggtcatttaattgtgttttatcgTTACGTTCCTCGTCTTACCCTTGCAAAGCGCCTAGGTGTAATTCTGAGGCCAGATTGAGAACACGTGGGTCCCTTGATGTGCTAGTATTTGTAAATGATAAATTATTCaatcttttatatattttattcctAGTGAAAATAACTGTTCATTGAAAGCATTGATGAAAGATACATGGATGATCAaagtttttctttgaaaattgatgacagTTTGCATAGTAAAACATTGAATACGAACGGATTCCACCAGGATTAGAAGTACAACCACCTTGTTATAGACTATTTTAGCGTAAATCTGGGcttaaaatgtattttgtttgtatCGCTGAAATAAAGCATAACGTTACTCTTCCTTGGAATGCGTCTCAATGAGACCGATTATTTCTGGATCACTGGTGACATTTCTGGGGTCCATGCATCGTTCGATTGTTAGAAGGTCAGGGTAGTTTTCAAGAAGATATCGACAGAATCTCTGAGACCTATTGGCACATGCGTTGTATAGAATAGTTTTTCCGGCTCTAGAGACATGGTGCACAAATAATTTGCATTTGCTCACTAAGAACTGAAGTATTTTTAGCCTTTCTTCATCGGCCCCTCCCTTTTCACTAAGAAATAAGGCTGCATTCCATCCCTTTTTGCTCTCTTGTGTAACTAAATGCGGATAATTTTCtgctatatatacacacatgtcaAACCTTCCATGGCGACATGCAATGTGAAGAATATTAATTTTCTGATAGGACGGATTATCAGCTTGTAGTTTATATTCATCaatcaaaaattttaaaattttgacgTTTCCACATTTAGCTATGAAATGGCCCGCATGTCTTCCTCTCTTATCCGTTTTCTTGACACATTCAGGTTCATATTGAGCAATGTATGTGCAGGCTTCAATATGTCCATTTTCGCACGCAGAATGGAACGCAGATTTCAAGTCCTCAGTGGAATTGATCAGACGAATCAGAAACTTTAGGATATTTGTGTTTCCTGACTTTGCTGCGTACTGAAGAGGAGTCCaatccattttgttttctccttTGATTATGTCCTCCTCCTCCTCATGTTCTGTGTTCAATGACGCACGTTTACTTTCTTTCTCGGagaccattttcaaaatttctaaactACCCCCAATACATGCCAGATGTGCGATAGATTCAccatattttgttaatttttcgATATCAAATCCTTTTTCAACTATACTCTCTATGACAGTTTTTTTCCCAGCAAGTGCAGCGTAACAGAATGGAGTTAGCTGATTTTTATCCTTAGACTGCAACAAACTGTTTCCCGCCTTTTGCAAAACTGTGTTAAAAATCTCCACATTGTCACCTTGAGCAGCTAGGTGTAGAGCTGTTCTGCCAATATTTTCTCTTTCACAGACATCTACTTCTTTGAATTTTAACAGATCGTACACGATATCATAACTTCCTCCATAAACAGCGTGATGGAGGACGGTCCGGCCTCTGTTGTCTTTCTTTATCAGTAAGCTTTTGTTGAAGGTTTCCGGCGCCGTCAGGGAATGGTATTTAACCTTATCTCCATTTCGACATGCTCTTGCTAGATCGGAGAAAGCTTCATCTACATGAAATTACAGAAAATGGAGTAAACTAGAAGTAATATCTATTAAATTACAGAGCTATAGGTTGAATTACTGAGATGTCTATCAAGTTACAGAGATATCTATTACAGTACAAAGATATCTATAAAAAATTTGTAAagctatttgtaaatgttttgatattgctaaAAACCAATATTTACCACACAATTTCCCCCATGAAACCACCTTTTTGCATTATGCAAAAATCTTCACTAGAAAATTCATTGGTAAAACAGTACCCTAAAAtcgaaatccttcaaaattatCTTCAAATCATTGGTACatttcatgcattaatgatCCATTTACATTGTTGTTTGTTGAAATAATAGAAATTGCATGTAAACATAGCATTTTGAACATGATGCGTTTACGTGGATTCTCTTTTATTTCAATTGGAATGcatcaataaaaatgtttttcaagaatttgggtaatgcaaggtgaaaataacgaacagtgatcaatctcataactcctataagcaatacaaaatagatagatgggcaaacacggacccctggacacaccagaggtgggatcaggtgcctaggaggagtaagcatcccctgttgaccggtcacacccgccgtgagccctatatcctgatcaggtaaacggagttatcctcagtcaaaatcagtgtgccaagaacgacttaacaatcggtaggaaacacgtcagacagcatttgatctaatgcgaggttgtactgacgaactagatcgttataacgaccatagaatttgcgaaatgctgacttcaatacTTTTACATTGAATTTTCTAGTAATGATTTGCGAATAATGCAGAAATAAAGCTGGTTTCATTGTAAACCTTTGTTTTAATAATGAGTTTTTAGCAATATTAACACATTTACGAAGAGTCTTACAAAATTCTGTAACTTTGTTTGGGGTACCCTATGTCCTTAAAGGTGGATATCGATATTATGAACAACTTTATCTCATCGCGGCAAGGAAAAATGATTTAGGAGTTGATTTCATTTGACTTTGATAAAAACAATTTAACCtgaatcaatgaaaaaatatttttatcgatATGTAAAAGATAGATCACTCCAAGCCAACTAGATATctcttttaaaaagaaataaatcattatatatcTAACTTAATATAAATCTCTGTAAATTAATGAATATATCTGCAACTTAATATATATCTATGTAACTTAATTTTTATCTCTGTGATCTAATATATATCTCTGCAACTTAATAGATATACTAGGAGGATCTAGGAAATCGATTTAATTTGACATTGACAAAAAACTTTTATCTATGAATAAAGATATATACCATATGAAAAAGATAGATCGCGCGGAGTTAACGATATGTCTCTTTAAAACAGAAATGTATAGGTATCTGTatgttaattaatatatatttctgtaaGGTGACCTATATCTCTGTAACTTATCATACacctctgtagtttaaactccCGCATTAgacgctgttcgttatcttcaccttacatgttaaaatcagaagtgataaaagaatgaaataggttacacgaggaatatgttttggttctagctgacaaagcttgtaataacattgtatttgtttgtaaggcttatTATTACAGCTGTATTTTTAagcgaacttggcattaattccactctCGGTAATCGTACTTTTACTaaaactgccctttcaaaagatcaaattcttcaaaaccatgcttcagttttagacacatttaatatcccagtcaaggGTCGgataaatatgagttaccatacctattctggattcctaaactacataaaaccccttacaaacaaagatacattgctggatcgagtaaatgttctaccaagcccctatctttgctcctcacgaaaatattaatagttgtgaaggagaaacctcaaacgtactgtgcgacttcatatgtcagaagtggtgtaaatcaaatgtggaatctaaaaagttctaaagaacttttagtaaacgtGAAAAACTTTTATCTATGATTAAAGCTATATATCcatgtaacatatatattcCTCATAGCC belongs to Ostrea edulis chromosome 7, xbOstEdul1.1, whole genome shotgun sequence and includes:
- the LOC125653811 gene encoding uncharacterized protein LOC125653811 isoform X7, coding for MEMSPLPNYGYTFNVTSVTKCPLNKEEWDAASDRLNCTETQGYHCVPDKYMTSLVEFCYTRGKKFPFHKGNCLELAADGILNHFPCAKTFPCGCPDSFYFSNEIYKYPKCLQINTQLECFESDIQCMITKALDHTTNLTNEAIVVNFSTNCQDTNIQLIVTRPSNNTSVNTYKPIQYERENRECASCEIHVVFIVILALLFVGSLVLSGWLYFRQRQMKKNTAQQQIDMTSQPLLPSSTSSHENSESTHPHDMIRQPLLPSSTSSHANSESTHPHDEAFSDLARACRNGDKVKYHSLTAPETFNKSLLIKKDNRGRTVLHHAVYGGSYDIVYDLLKFKEVDVCERENIGRTALHLAAQGDNVEIFNTVLQKAGNSLLQSKDKNQLTPFCYAALAGKKTVIESIVEKGFDIEKLTKYGESIAHLACIGGSLEILKMVSEKESKRASLNTEHEEEEDIIKGENKMDWTPLQYAAKSGNTNILKFLIRLINSTEDLKSAFHSACENGHIEACTYIAQYEPECVKKTDKRGRHAGHFIAKCGNVKILKFLIDEYKLQADNPSYQKINILHIACRHGRFDMCVYIAENYPHLVTQESKKGWNAALFLSEKGGADEERLKILQFLVSKCKLFVHHVSRAGKTILYNACANRSQRFCRYLLENYPDLLTIERCMDPRNVTSDPEIIGLIETHSKEE
- the LOC125653811 gene encoding uncharacterized protein LOC125653811 isoform X2 translates to MNSDQSHNSYKQYKIESWANTFPWTHQRWDQVPRRSEHPLSVGHTRREPCILISRNDPHASTSVKVAMTPRIYQEGGMILVIYIVLVLASAETNNYGYTFNVTSVTKCPLNKEEWDAASDRLNCTETQGYHCVPDKYMTSLVEFCYTRGKKFPFHKGNCLELAADGILNHFPCAKTFPCGCPDSFYFSNEIYKYPKCLQINTQLECFESDIQCMITKALDHTTNLTNEAIVVNFSTNCQDTNIQLIVTRPSNNTSVNTYKPIQYERENRECASCEIHVVFIVILALLFVGSLVLSGWLYFRQRQMKKNTAQQQIDMTSQPLLPSSTSSHENSESTHPHDMIRQPLLPSSTSSHANSESTHPHDEAFSDLARACRNGDKVKYHSLTAPETFNKSLLIKKDNRGRTVLHHAVYGGSYDIVYDLLKFKEVDVCERENIGRTALHLAAQGDNVEIFNTVLQKAGNSLLQSKDKNQLTPFCYAALAGKKTVIESIVEKGFDIEKLTKYGESIAHLACIGGSLEILKMVSEKESKRASLNTEHEEEEDIIKGENKMDWTPLQYAAKSGNTNILKFLIRLINSTEDLKSAFHSACENGHIEACTYIAQYEPECVKKTDKRGRHAGHFIAKCGNVKILKFLIDEYKLQADNPSYQKINILHIACRHGRFDMCVYIAENYPHLVTQESKKGWNAALFLSEKGGADEERLKILQFLVSKCKLFVHHVSRAGKTILYNACANRSQRFCRYLLENYPDLLTIERCMDPRNVTSDPEIIGLIETHSKEE